The region ACGAGCATAGCCCTTCAGCATAGTTAAACTTGCAACAGCGGCATCACTTACTACATCCTTCTTACCCATATTCCGGGCATACAATGAACGATGCGAAAACGATGTCTTAAGTGCATCCAACAGATTTACGACAATGTTAATAAACTgcaatgaaaattaaattcactttaattaattttaaccaGAAACGCATACGGTTTACATTGCTCTCACAatagaacacaaaaaaacaatacaaaacaGATAACACATGATTGCAGATTGGCACAGCTTCACAGAACCACATTACGTTTTAAGGAGTTACTGCTTGTATTGAGATTACGATTGTGTATATAAATATATGATTGCTCTTATATGATTTGCTCTTTATATAAACTATCTACGCTGGTTGTTTTATCTTATCATTTTCTTTGCAATAGTTGACAGTCAATAGATCCATCAGCAATCTTAATAATAAACACCCAACTAAAAACTACAAGTCAATGCGAATCCCAGGTATGAACTTAATatttacacacaaaaaaggtcATATGATTAATAACTTATCACAACTAACTAAAACTCCAAACCAATAATCAATATACAAGTACGTACCTCTCCAGCTTGTTTTGCCATCGTATTTACTTGGTCCGGATCTTTGGCACCAAACATAGCTGTGAAAACGGCCGCTAAAACGTTCTAAATGTTCGAAggaaataattttaaattaaactaattttttttctctggaGGCTTCAAGCTATATAAAATTCATAGATTCTCAATCAGTTATTAATGTAAGTTAAAAGTCCTAAACAATTGTAAAATAGGGTTCAACATcaaattcatttttctttaaGATAGCCAAGCGGTCCTTTTCTGTAGATCTGTAtaaatttgtgtttttaaCCATAAGTAACCATTTTACTTTATGTACAGAAGCTCCTAAAGTAAATATTCCAACAAATAGTTGAACCTTTATATTTTACTTATTCTCCCTAAAATTCTCCCACAATAAAGCAATGCAGAcataaaccaaaacaaagTAAGCATTTGCCTGCTCTAATTGCATTTCTAATGCCATCTTAGCATAGCTTTATGTCAATTCTCTGACTAGTTCATATGTAAATTTGGAGTATTAACAATATTTTTACATGGTTGTGTTTATAATGGCGAAGTATTAGTTAATCGTGTGTATAGATCTAACACCCTAAAACATACTGTTGTGTCTTCAAATAAATGAACCATATTTCAACTCACCTGCATTGGCGATCCACCATTATCCACTTTGTCAATACCATCgccagctccaccaccgcccagcAAAGTAGTGATGATTTTCAAGCCAACGGAAATAACATTCGCCCATGGAGACTGCCCGAACGACGATATGCCGTTATCGATGTCATCTGATTTTGTCGGCACgttaccaccgccaccgccgccaccgttgaaGATCATCTGCATCAAAATACCTAACATGTTGGACCACGAGAATCCTCCATCCTGTATTTGATTGGTTTGTATCTCGTCTATGTCATCCAATGCAActtttttaattgcatttgGCTTCTCCGCAAACTTTTTCTGTTCAACACCGTTGTGCACATGATGTTGCGGGTAAGACCAGGTACATATGACAAGATTGCTCAAGATTAAGCCTAGCAGCACTAGGCTAAGTTCCGTTTTGTGAATCATCGTTTTCtagcagaagaaagaaaatataCTCAAATGTTGAGAATTGAATGTTGACAAAAATTGATATGCACAtatgataaaaattaaaaaatatgataagtgatgtttttttttaatttcacgATGAATTACAGATAGATTAGTTCTAGCGACAATTTATTATCCTGTATCGAACATTACGCAAGCCTGAAACTAATATCTTCCGAGGATTTCCAATGACTAACCGTACGGCCGCTTATTTTCGAAAGTTAAACTTTCTCCGGCATGGTAAGATAACTTGATCTCTTGCAACTCACAGGAGGAGTGTTGAGCTGGAAATGGCGGGGAAAATAACTGTGAAGAGATCAGCCTTTGGCCAATATAGCGGAATTTCCAATTCCTCActttcaacattaaaatacGACAAACAAAAACTGCCGGAAAACAAACCGTTTGTAGAAAATGACCACTGCTTAAATAACGTTGGCGTATGATATATTCATTGAAATTTTAGGTCATTCTCGGCCGCTCACAAACACATATACCCATAATAATTCTGGCGAAATAAACTATTGCACTATTACGAATATAGGATTGAATTTAAGGGAATATTTGCTTCGAAAAGTGTAAAGCGTTTGGTGTACTAATTAAAAAGGAATACTATCCGATTTGAAGCACATTGCTGTATTACATTCTCGATCTTTagaataatgaaaaatatgcAGGATTTCGACTAATCTAGTATTAGCCCACATAGTTTCGGTATCTATATACAAAGCAACGTAGCTACGAGTTACCAAATCATTAAACAAATCACTTCACACTTAAGTTGTAGGCACGGGGTTTTCATAAAAGAAATTGTTCTAGGTTTATACTATAAGTTCGATATTAACAAACTGCAGTGTTTCGTCACATCAGTCTATTCTCcattaaacataaaaacaccaaccacaaGCGAAGCGTTTGAGAAATATAGTCACACTGCCGAATGACTAACATGCTTTCGAAAACTTTCTCTTAATCATACGCGACACCATCACTCGTATTTCCGTACTGTCACAAACACATTCCTCAgccgagaaacaaaaaaaatcgatcagaAACAAACCTGCTTTTGGTGGATAGATCTCTTCGATGAAAGGATTTTCACAAGAGCGGCTGCTGTCTCGGTGACTTCCTTCTTTCGCGAAATGCACAAGACGTCTAAAAGAAGCTTTGCCTTGAACTTGCCTTTTTATAACATGACCTACTTCTTCGgtttactttcttctttcctctttctttcagATTTTACAGTTAACGGGTTAGCTCAACGCCATCGTTCCTCTAaaggcagcagtagcatcaatACCAAGAGCGAAGCGTTGTGAACAAAACGCACAAGAAGAGAAAGCGGGAGCAGCAGAGAAAAAAGCAGGAAGCGATGCACGAAAGAAATATACATATCGTTACACTCACGCATTAACAGGTTTGGAAACATGGCTATGAAATGTAGAATGCAATAGAATAGCGCATAGTTTAACGCAAGTATAAAAACAAGTATAACGATGCGTCCTGGCAATGAaagccaaaaacaaatattagCAGAAATTTGCTGCGCAAAGATGGAtgcattcttcttttttaataatcaaagttttgttaaaaaatatgtatttttCTTAACGTGTAAGTGTTCAGCAATGCTTAATTAATATTCcttgaataaatatttaaattgattgaatcGCTATTTCATTAAAGTCCGGTTGGCATGTTTCATTGCAAGCCGCTTTTAATAGCAGAATTTTGAACAAAAATAGTTCGTAAGCTACAGCCTTGTTTTGGTTTCTCGGTATTCCTGTTCTTGCTTTTCAATCCCCTTCAAATTTGTCTATCCTCATCCTTCTGAGGTTTGTTTCTTGTTGGCTCTCTATCAAAATCATTCCTTGttacacactcacacataccaTTGCAACGGATCATTCTTTCTATTGTTTATGAACGGCAAAGCAGAAGGTTTCGTCTGCTTAGCTCCCATTGAAGTCACTTTCTTGCAGTCCTCCTAAGCCTGTAACGGCGAAAACGGGAAACCAGCTACTTACAGATTACGCACAATTAACGGCACATCGTGattatttttgttatttgctATTGCGTATAACaggctctctcgctccctagAGGTTCTCCAGACGGGTAGATTTGCAGTCAAGCTTCTAGAAAACGAAGCAATTAACATCTGCCAACATGCATACCATGCATGGGAAGGTAATCTTATATATGCTGAGAAAAGAATGTTTCGCTTACTCCTTTCATGTACAAAAAAGTCTTAGTAGCTGTAACTGTACTTCTGACTGTGATTTCACCAATCCATCATATCACTAATGGGTTCAACATTAACAATGCCAACAGTTATCACACTtgaacaattaaaaaaaatatacagGGTCAACGATTTTTCGCGCTTTCTCGTTATCTAATAATGGTTATTGCATCATGCGTCACATCCGAAcattttgctttcttcatCTAAATAATATGATTCATGCGAACTAGTGACAGTTCGGACGGAAATACACGGTATGGTCTTAATCTGAAGATTAGTCCAATACTCACTTCCACACAAAATTCAAATGTTATATTAGAAAACTCATGCTTGTGCAATACAGAAATGATATTGGCGATGATTCACAAGAATATAATTTGCCCTACTTACCATCAACTGTAACTTTGCTTCAAATTTACATATTCCCATGTCTGGAGAGATAACCCGTTACTATACACCAAGACtataatcaatcaaaaataatcaaacatttttaatgTATTTGTAACACAGGGAGGCTTTTCACTTTTGcaataaaacacacaacaccgtTTATGCTATTTATACGTTTAGTTTGAAATTTCTCATTTATTATTGATATCATAGAGCTCATACAATAACATGCATGTATTACTCcataaatttgattaaaacacTTATATAAGACAATAGATTAACTCACTATGCACTTTGTTAAGTGATATCTCACATGCTTTGAGAAATCCCAAACAATAATATTTAGAGTTACTCCAATCATTTTACATCTCACGTCTCTCATAAAGAATGCACATTTGCATCAATCGACGGATGATTAGGACATCATATGTTTAACAAGCTCGCCTAAATGACACACAGATTATTGTCTTTCATGAAATTGACACGCTACGCGCTGCTCTGATTAATCCTTTAGAATGAACGTGTCGCCTTAAGCTGCGTTTACTATTAGCTACACGCGCATTAAATGGGATCGCATTAGATTCTAACCAACTACAAGCTTTCCATTCTTTTGGTCTTTAAACTTTGAAAAACGTAAAGCACCCGTAGCttataaaacatatttcacgAGCGAAAcacattattttttaattttacacaatatttgTAGTGTCCACTGAATTTTTACTATCTATATTTTAGCTTTGATGTCGcaacaaaacttttttttcaaattactcTCAACATTTGTTGAGCCCATATTGCACATATTTCGAAGCAGTTAGTGACGATATAATTCATGCGTGTTGTTTACAGATTGTATTCACGGAAACAAATTTTAGATCAGAACTGTGATTGAAAAGCAATCTAATTGATTCGGTTATTTATGGTTTATACAATGTTTCAGTGTATTGTTCATCgtgttttccgctttttccaGACTAGATCATTCTGTGGTTCAACGGTCTGTCATGCATATATCATGTCGTCCAAatttgtttataaaaaaacttcaaaaggaataaaaaaatttAACAACAGAAAAGAATAGGAGCAATAGCTATAGACCTTTTTACAATACCTGATCACTGTGATAATTGCATATTGCTTTGATTATTATTCGTATTTAACAGGAAATAAGAATACCCAAGTGGCCAAAAATGCTTTGCCAGAAATCAAATGCATGGAATAAATCAGATTATTTCGTCTAGATTGCTACATAAACTTGGTCGTATTTTTATGAATGCGATGATAACATATTCATCGCGATTCAGTTGATGAAAATTGCTGTCTAAACTAACTTACATTGAGTTTTAACCAAACGTATTAGTTATGTCAACGTCAAACATAATAGATCTTTTGAGAGACCTTTGTAAAATGAtacaaaatttaaaaaatggaacacatATCTTCTGATGCTCCATAGTATGAGTGACTCACAGAAACGCACGCTTTAATTTAAGATTTGTTAGGTTTCATACCAAGTAGAGCTTCGGCGACTCCTAGGAAATATACCATTTGTGCTATGCCAAATAGAGGAGCTATAACAATCATACGGCATAGTCCACCCTTGAAGAATGCTTTAATACCTTcgtgtttcattgttttcctgaaaatcaaaaatgaaaGTATATGTCATGATTTTGATGAGAACATTAAAAACTCTATATAAAAAATGTGATTCTGGCAGAAAACCCCTATCCGATCGCCACACACGGGATGATTTCAAATCTATTATTTAACTTCAAAAAATTCAATTGTAAATTTTTTGATGGCTAGTATTTTAGTACAAGTGTAATTCTTTTAATGTCATCCGAAATGTTGTATCCTAAACACGTGAAATAACTATGTTGTAaaataatggttttttttttgttacggACGTATCATTAAGCACTGTAACGAATCAATTATCcgaatgaaatgaatcaaAGCTTACCCAACACAGTCGATAACACCATTGAACTGCATTTCTCCCTCAGCCTTCTTCAATGCTTGAAGTCGAGTTTTAATAACATCGAAAGGGTTTACGAACAAGGCGGCCATAGAACCTGCCGCGCACCCACTTAGAAACGAACACCTGTTGGGAAGATTCACAAAATTAATTCATGCCAAAAATGTAGTCTTACATTGTATCGTAAATTACCAGAATACCGCTTCGTTACTTCCATCTTCACGACGAGGACCAAGAGCATTAAGAGTGGCAAACAGTGGAAAGTATACGACGGAAAACGATACATCGCGCAACATAGTTGCACCAGTTCCTTTATAAAGCCCGGAAATACCTTTCGCCCGAATCAATTCCAACGCTATTGAGGTTGCAGAAACCTTCGGTACAACTTTTCCTGATTGCTTTGCCTAGAGATAAACGTGAAAGCAACAttattttttgaataattaatttacaTTTATAAACAAAGTTTACAAAACCTACAAAcaaagtaaagaaaaacagtaaaacacaGATAACATGGAGAATTGTGTATAGTATTTACCTGTGCAGCAACTCGTCCTGCATCTTGCATTTGGATTTTTAGTAATTCCATTGGTGTCGTAATGATGATTTGACACAATCCTGCCAGCCCACCTGCTAGCATCTGACGGGTGATTGGTAAAGATCTGTGGTATACAGATATAATGATAAGAAAAGTAGCATAGGAGCAGTAATGGAGTTCGTATTCCGTTATCGAATTGACATAAATAATAACCTACCCATTGGAAGTGGTGAGATGGTGACGGAAAAAGTCATTGGCTGCTAGTTTTATCGCCTTCTCGGGCGTAATCAATAATATATTAACGGCCGATCCGCGATACATTCCAAAGTAACCTTCTGCTCTGTATGTCTTTTTGAAACAGTCCAGCCTTAAAAGAAGTGGGTATGCGATATGATATTGATTAGCATGGTGACAAGGTGGTAGAAAAAGATATAGATTCGAGTGTGCATTTATGAAGCTTCAGCGGTTATCTCCACATTCTTGAACGATCATATTGAAATGGTGCTGTAATGTTATTCTGATCGATAAATACTCACATTGAATTATACATTTTTTCCCCATTAGCGCCTATCTGCTGGTTTTGAAGACGAGTTTTGACGAGATCAAGCGGGAACACACAAGATACACCAATAATTCCAGCAATGCCACCATTCACGATTTTGGGCAGCAACCTgcaattataaaacaaaatgttttccaatttatgaATGTCATGTGAAACACTTTGAAAATATTGTAGATGATTAATCAATGTTATTTGcctaaaaaattaaataatctataagaaaaaatggaaaaagacaATAAAAACCATATATTTCAAGGATTTTTATCGACTTTCCGTGTTTTGCTTCACCCTTCTACATCACCTATAATTTTCTACACAATTTCTGACACACTTATTGGATCTCTTTTCGATAAATATCGCCCTATGAAATCGATTCTTTATAAATTCGATAAATTGTCAACACTCTACTGGGCAGGTAGCTACGCACTATCTGGCGATCCGGGCATATGTTCCACTTTTCCATCTATTTTTTTGCCGATCCAATACATTTTACGTATGGTTTTTGAATATCTAGGAATATGCTAAGCGGTCTTTCATTACGAGCTAACCGAATTTCATTCTGTTCTTTCTATATTGTTGGATGCGATTGGTTTTATCTTCCTTCCGTGCAGGAGATTGTGGGTAAAGAATACCAAGACAAAATGAAGAGTTAAAGAGCCGGCTTATGAAAGACAACATTAACAAAATTTAATACATCGGAAACCATGTACAGAGTATGATTTTGGTTCAATAAAAACAGAGGATCCCGCCGAACATCGATCCGCTAGCATGTAGCCAGTCATATGACCATGGCCAGCATCAATCGATGCTAATGGGAACAGCTCTGCGAGTTATCAAAATCTAATCATTTTACGGCATACACAATAACTTCTTGTGGACAATCCACTTATCACTATCTATCATTTGGTTTACTTACGCGAATTGGCGGTTGTTGCtaacggcggcggcgttgctgttgctagcCATTGTGAGGAAACCTGTTAATCAGCAAAATCAATCAGTTAGTTATCCTTCTTCCAGCCCACTTCAAACCGGGTTCTCTGCGAACGATCACACGCTCTCGTAGAAGCCAGGACAACAgaaacattttcaatttgacaAATTATTGATTATGGGATTCAAAGATCGCATGGCAATTGTATGTCCTTACGTAATCGTAAAACGATCAACAGAATTCCAATATTCTTCAACAAGATTATTAATACTCGCAGCTCACTTTTTGCTGCCTCCTTCCTCTTGCTTTTTGCGAACAAACCGCGCACCCGGCGGAcaaatcccatacaaaaatgcccGATTTTGTTTGGGATTTGCCCGGCGGGTAAACACAGCACAGAATAATTCGTATTCAACTCGTCTTTAGTGCGATACTTAGTAGGATATTTCTGTTGATAAAAAGGATTCAACACAATCACAATGAGATACAAACCACAAGAAGTACACAAATTTTATCTTCAAATCGGTGCAAATCTTCCCGTCTCGATGTTTTGGTGCTCTGCGCTCAATTTGCAGTTTCCCACACTTATAAGCTCttttcacagaaaaaaacacagaagTGTTTTGCTCGCCCACTCTCTCATGCAGAAACCAGACGAAGCGAGATGGCTCGATTCGAAAAACAGGGTTGTAGTTCAAATACGCTGTCTTAGGGCTCGTATTCATCATCCGCGACCGCCATTTGTTGTGATCAGCGAGCACTGGCAGACACGTAAACACTGAAATCTGTGGTACTGAAATTATTATAAACGATTATAAAGCCTTTTACAACGCTAGACTCACAGAGTCTGCAGGAATCTGTGGCCGATAACCGGGCATTTCGAAGGAAATCGCTCCGGCAAAGAATTAAGGTTTGTGAGTCTGCAACAATCTTTTCAATAACGATCACTTTATCTTTccagtcatcatcatggcACAGACTCCTGATATTAAGATTACGGGCTAGTTTTAGTACCGAATGGAACGAAACGATTGCGCTTGAATTAAACCATCCAGCTACCATCCGGAACGTTTTGTTCCACTAGGACTATCTACCGGCTTGGACAGCCCTCTGCTGATTCTTCCGCATTCTTCCTTCTGTTCTATCATCGCTCTCTATAGCCTCTGTAGCACTTGCATTGTTTGGTCTattagtttccttttttcctagGCGCTCAGTCTctctttaattgattttcatgTCTTTTCCACAGAACTAGTTTGGTGCGTGTGTTTCTTCAATATTAGCGGGATAGTTACGTCCCAGTTTGTCCTGCAACGACGGTTTGGTACTTGGAATCTACAACACCAAATCTGCATCGCAAGAAAATATCAAAACATGGAGCGCAACAATGAGAAAGTGTTAAAGTTTTTACCGATCAGCTCTTTTGTTCATAATGATTTTTGGCACAAATATGTTGATATCAAAATGGACATCGATCGACTAGATGAAAATGGACGACCGATTCAAGGTTTTCTACAGCTTTCCCAAAGTTCATTGCCGTTGCTTCAAATTGATTGCAGTTCCTTGAACTCGTAAGTAACGACAGCGCTTATGCATTATTAACTTTTTCTTAAATTGTACCGGATACCGGAAATATAGAATTTTGCATTCTCAGTACCACTCTTGCGGCGCATCGTGGAAATGACTTTGTTTGTAAAGGCATTTTTCTAAACTACAATACGATCGAATCGTTCAAGCAATGTGATAAGAAAATATTACTTAAGGAACACTCTCAACGGATCTACAAAGAACTTGTCAATCAGCAGTGTTTGGCGAACAGTTTGGATATTTTGAAGTTCTTAgtgatttcattttcggtaaacatttgaattttatttcagCTAAGCATCATATGCAAACAGCATTACAACATCAActccttttttgtctttctACAGGATTTGAAGGGTTACAAATTCTACTATTGGTTTGCATTTCCGGTTCCTGCGAACTTGATCTACTCTCATCAGCGCTTTTCATCACTACCAGCTTCTATTGCTGATGGTTTTAAACAACATTTCTTGGAATGGGTAGAATCATCTCAACAAAACTACAAAGGTCTAACTGAAATCTTTTTCATCTATAAGCCGAATGTCGGCATCGGATTGCTCCAAAACTACATACGACAGACTGAACCAAGCTCCAATTTCCATGATGAAAACCTTGAAAACAtctatttttgtttctatgATACTACGCCTTGCGCAAACGACGACTTATCATCGCCCTTAGGCTGGCATGTTAGGCAATTTTTGTTCTACCTTACAATAACTTGGTTAGTGTTATATTGACTTGGCTGTAAATCTGTCCACATTCAAATAACTACATTTCTCTTTCACACAGTCCAAATATTGCAGAGAAAACGACAAGATGGATTAGAGTGTGTAATGCCAGCCCCGgcgagttttcctttttcagtGCGAGCATTACGCTTCCAAAACATATATCAAATCTAGCCGACATAGATGATTGGGTGGGCTGGGAAATCAACGATGCTGGCCGATATGCTCCCCGGTTCGTGTCGTTGGTGGAGAATATGGCGCCAAAATGGTATAATGCTACTAGAAAAAATCGTGAAATGTTACATGTATATAATTGTTGGATATTTTAGCGTTGCAGAAAATGCGATTAATTTAAACCTAAGGTTAATGAAATGGAGACTTGTTCCTACGCTGGATTTAAAAGCCATCAATACAACACGCTGTTTGCTTCTGGGTGCGGGAACCCTAGGATGCAATGTCGCTAGATCATTGATGGTATGttcgatgtttgtttttttgtttgttatgttaataatttgtttttttttcttaacaTATTGTTATTTTTTACTATCCTATCTGTCTATTATATTG is a window of Anopheles aquasalis chromosome 2, idAnoAquaMG_Q_19, whole genome shotgun sequence DNA encoding:
- the LOC126569120 gene encoding uncharacterized protein LOC126569120 isoform X4, translating into MGICKFEAKLQLMKTMIHKTELSLVLLGLILSNLVICTWSYPQHHVHNGVEQKKFAEKPNAIKKVALDDIDEIQTNQIQDGGFSWSNMLGILMQMIFNGGGGGGGNVPTKSDDIDNGISSFGQSPWANVISVGLKIITTLLGGGGAGDGIDKVDNGGSPMQFINIVVNLLDALKTSFSHRSLYARNMGKKDVVSDAAVASLTMLKGYARSTRNSDDLCMQKFLCEANTDCTSAIGGTSIFCQLGSYATSFILERQTGKTFESFYEAGRNGRSGFDCRQLYLQCNEV
- the LOC126569120 gene encoding uncharacterized protein LOC126569120 isoform X3 yields the protein MIHKTELSLVLLGLILSNLVICTWSYPQHHVHNGVEQKKFAEKPNAIKKVALDDIDEIQTNQIQDGGFSWSNMLGILMQMIFNGGGGGGGNVPTKSDDIDNGISSFGQSPWANVISVGLKIITTLLGGGGAGDGIDKVDNGGSPMQNVLAAVFTAMFGAKDPDQVNTMAKQAGEFINIVVNLLDALKTSFSHRSLYARNMGKKDVVSDAAVASLTMLKGYARSTRNSDDLCMQKFLCEANTDCTSAIGGTSIFCQLGSYATSFILERQTGKTFESFYEAGRNGRSGFDCRQLYLQCNEV
- the LOC126570872 gene encoding ubiquitin-like modifier-activating enzyme ATG7 isoform X2, translated to MERNNEKVLKFLPISSFVHNDFWHKYVDIKMDIDRLDENGRPIQGFLQLSQSSLPLLQIDCSSLNSTTLAAHRGNDFVCKGIFLNYNTIESFKQCDKKILLKEHSQRIYKELVNQQCLANSLDILKFLVISFSDLKGYKFYYWFAFPVPANLIYSHQRFSSLPASIADGFKQHFLEWVESSQQNYKGLTEIFFIYKPNVGIGLLQNYIRQTEPSSNFHDENLENIYFCFYDTTPCANDDLSSPLGWHVRQFLFYLTITCPNIAEKTTRWIRVCNASPGEFSFFSASITLPKHISNLADIDDWVGWEINDAGRYAPRFVSLVENMAPKCVAENAINLNLRLMKWRLVPTLDLKAINTTRCLLLGAGTLGCNVARSLMAWGINTITFVDYGRVSFSNPVRQTLYRYEDALNGGKPKASTAADRLKEINPAITASGENILIPMPGHPVDNTTGIGEIKAVLEKMTKLIEEHDVIFLLTDSRESRWLPSMLAAFHGKLAINAALGFDSYVVMRHGYRSSKLQSQGNMQDTSNGFIRIDGGNLGCYFCNDVVAPGNSLKDRTLDQQCTVTRPAVSSIAAGLAVELMVSLVQHAQGFGAPAYYRTPRSDPASIGQEPEGILGILPHSIRGNISTQSTMITATERFKKCVACSSFVIDRYSKEKEAFIIEVLNSAKTLEVTVGLDYSITPDKNDDKQFPTAIRL
- the LOC126569120 gene encoding uncharacterized protein LOC126569120 isoform X2: MKTMIHKTELSLVLLGLILSNLVICTWSYPQHHVHNGVEQKKFAEKPNAIKKVALDDIDEIQTNQIQDGGFSWSNMLGILMQMIFNGGGGGGGNVPTKSDDIDNGISSFGQSPWANVISVGLKIITTLLGGGGAGDGIDKVDNGGSPMQNVLAAVFTAMFGAKDPDQVNTMAKQAGEFINIVVNLLDALKTSFSHRSLYARNMGKKDVVSDAAVASLTMLKGYARSTRNSDDLCMQKFLCEANTDCTSAIGGTSIFCQLGSYATSFILERQTGKTFESFYEAGRNGRSGFDCRQLYLQCNEV
- the LOC126570872 gene encoding ubiquitin-like modifier-activating enzyme ATG7 isoform X1 translates to MERNNEKVLKFLPISSFVHNDFWHKYVDIKMDIDRLDENGRPIQGFLQLSQSSLPLLQIDCSSLNSTTLAAHRGNDFVCKGIFLNYNTIESFKQCDKKILLKEHSQRIYKELVNQQCLANSLDILKFLVISFSDLKGYKFYYWFAFPVPANLIYSHQRFSSLPASIADGFKQHFLEWVESSQQNYKGLTEIFFIYKPNVGIGLLQNYIRQTEPSSNFHDENLENIYFCFYDTTPCANDDLSSPLGWHVRQFLFYLTITCPNIAEKTTRWIRVCNASPGEFSFFSASITLPKHISNLADIDDWVGWEINDAGRYAPRFVSLVENMAPKCVAENAINLNLRLMKWRLVPTLDLKAINTTRCLLLGAGTLGCNVARSLMAWGINTITFVDYGRVSFSNPVRQTLYRYEDALNGGKPKASTAADRLKEINPAITASGENILIPMPGHPVDNTTGIGEIKAVLEKMTKLIEEHDVIFLLTDSRESRWLPSMLAAFHGKLAINAALGFDSYVVMRHGYRSSKLQSQGNMQDTSNGFIRIDGGNLGCYFCNDVVAPGNSLKDRTLDQQCTVTRPAVSSIAAGLAVELMVSLVQHAQGFGAPAYYRTPRSDPASIGQEPEGILGILPHSIRGNISTQSTMITATERFKKCVACSSFVIDRYSKEKEAFIIEVLNSAKTLEVTVGLDYSITPDKNDDKQVDIEFDCVWSDSE
- the LOC126569121 gene encoding mitochondrial glutamate carrier 1-like codes for the protein MASNSNAAAVSNNRQFALLPKIVNGGIAGIIGVSCVFPLDLVKTRLQNQQIGANGEKMYNSMLDCFKKTYRAEGYFGMYRGSAVNILLITPEKAIKLAANDFFRHHLTTSNGSLPITRQMLAGGLAGLCQIIITTPMELLKIQMQDAGRVAAQAKQSGKVVPKVSATSIALELIRAKGISGLYKGTGATMLRDVSFSVVYFPLFATLNALGPRREDGSNEAVFWCSFLSGCAAGSMAALFVNPFDVIKTRLQALKKAEGEMQFNGVIDCVGKTMKHEGIKAFFKGGLCRMIVIAPLFGIAQMVYFLGVAEALLGMKPNKS
- the LOC126569120 gene encoding uncharacterized protein LOC126569120 isoform X1, whose product is MGICKFEAKLQLMKTMIHKTELSLVLLGLILSNLVICTWSYPQHHVHNGVEQKKFAEKPNAIKKVALDDIDEIQTNQIQDGGFSWSNMLGILMQMIFNGGGGGGGNVPTKSDDIDNGISSFGQSPWANVISVGLKIITTLLGGGGAGDGIDKVDNGGSPMQNVLAAVFTAMFGAKDPDQVNTMAKQAGEFINIVVNLLDALKTSFSHRSLYARNMGKKDVVSDAAVASLTMLKGYARSTRNSDDLCMQKFLCEANTDCTSAIGGTSIFCQLGSYATSFILERQTGKTFESFYEAGRNGRSGFDCRQLYLQCNEV